Proteins from one uncultured Anaeromusa sp. genomic window:
- a CDS encoding MIP/aquaporin family protein — MDNLLGEFLGTMVLCAFGCGVVASTLLTGSKGQNGGWIVITAGWGFAVVMGVYTAITCGAPQADLNPSVTLAKYFMGIYTSFGHVLATMLAELAGGFVGGVICWLAYLGHWEKTEDQGFKLGIFCTGPAIRNTTNNFICEVIATFFLIFGIFCIFGKGVGGMAPGMGPYVVGILIWALGMSFGGPTGYAMNLARDLGPRLAHAVLPIAGKGGSDWGYAWIPCVAPLVGASIAYVFGHAIGIM; from the coding sequence ATGGACAACTTGTTGGGTGAATTTCTAGGTACCATGGTTTTATGCGCTTTTGGTTGCGGGGTAGTAGCAAGCACCTTGCTCACCGGCTCCAAAGGACAAAACGGCGGCTGGATCGTTATCACCGCTGGCTGGGGTTTTGCTGTTGTAATGGGGGTTTATACCGCTATTACCTGCGGTGCGCCGCAGGCCGATCTTAATCCTTCGGTAACCTTGGCTAAGTATTTCATGGGCATCTACACCAGCTTCGGTCATGTCCTCGCTACGATGTTGGCTGAACTCGCTGGCGGTTTTGTTGGTGGCGTTATCTGCTGGCTGGCATATCTCGGACACTGGGAAAAAACAGAGGACCAAGGCTTCAAATTGGGCATCTTCTGCACCGGTCCTGCTATCCGTAATACTACTAATAACTTCATCTGCGAAGTTATCGCTACGTTCTTCCTGATTTTCGGCATCTTCTGCATCTTCGGTAAAGGTGTTGGCGGCATGGCTCCCGGCATGGGACCCTATGTTGTCGGTATTCTCATCTGGGCATTGGGCATGAGCTTTGGCGGTCCTACCGGTTACGCCATGAACCTGGCTCGTGACCTCGGACCTCGTTTGGCTCACGCCGTTCTTCCAATCGCTGGTAAAGGCGGCTCCGACTGGGGTTATGCCTGGATTCCCTGCGTAGCTCCGCTCGTAGGCGCGTCCATCGCGTATGTCTTCGGTCACGCAATTGGCATCATGTAA
- a CDS encoding GGGtGRT protein: MVKFEGYERREAKLQQFLQQVSLQSLEQAQDICQQKGLDVAAIVKGIQPICFDNACWAYTLGAALAIQKGCTKAAAAAEIIGEGLQAFCIPGSVADNRKVGLGHGRLAAMLLREETKCFAFLAGHESFAAAEGAIGIARSANKVRQEPLRVILNGLGKDAALIISRVNGFTYVQTAFDYAAGKVNIVREKAYSQSERAKVRCYGADDVMEGVAIMHLEGVDISITGNSTNPTRFQHPVAGTYKKECLEQGKRYFSVASGGGTGRTLHPDNMAAGPASYGMTDTLGRMHSDAQFAGSSSVPAHVEMMGLIGMGNNPMVGASVAVAVAVEEAMGK; this comes from the coding sequence ATGGTGAAATTTGAAGGCTATGAACGTCGAGAAGCAAAATTACAGCAATTTTTACAGCAGGTATCGCTGCAGTCGTTAGAGCAGGCCCAGGATATCTGCCAGCAAAAGGGTTTGGATGTAGCAGCTATCGTTAAAGGTATCCAGCCTATTTGTTTTGACAATGCTTGTTGGGCGTATACTCTGGGAGCGGCCCTGGCGATTCAAAAAGGCTGTACCAAGGCGGCTGCTGCAGCTGAGATTATCGGCGAGGGCTTGCAGGCTTTTTGCATTCCCGGTTCTGTGGCGGATAATCGCAAGGTCGGATTAGGACATGGGCGCTTGGCGGCGATGCTGCTGCGGGAAGAAACAAAGTGTTTCGCCTTTCTGGCAGGACATGAGTCGTTCGCCGCTGCAGAAGGCGCTATCGGAATTGCCCGTTCCGCCAACAAGGTGCGCCAAGAGCCGTTACGTGTTATTTTGAACGGCCTGGGAAAAGATGCGGCGCTGATTATTTCCCGGGTCAACGGTTTCACGTATGTGCAGACAGCCTTTGATTATGCAGCAGGCAAGGTGAACATTGTCCGGGAGAAAGCTTATTCGCAAAGCGAGCGGGCCAAAGTCCGCTGTTATGGTGCGGACGACGTTATGGAAGGCGTCGCTATTATGCACTTGGAGGGCGTGGATATTTCCATTACCGGCAATTCTACCAATCCGACCCGTTTCCAGCATCCTGTGGCCGGGACGTACAAGAAGGAATGCCTGGAGCAGGGAAAACGGTATTTTTCCGTGGCTTCCGGCGGCGGCACCGGGCGTACGCTGCACCCGGATAATATGGCGGCCGGACCGGCTTCGTACGGCATGACAGACACATTAGGACGCATGCATTCGGATGCGCAGTTTGCGGGCTCGTCTTCTGTGCCGGCCCATGTAGAGATGATGGGCCTCATCGGCATGGGCAACAATCCCATGGTCGGCGCCAGCGTGGCGGTAGCCGTAGCCGTTGAAGAGGCTATGGGCAAGTAG
- a CDS encoding ARMT1-like domain-containing protein, translated as MQLNLNCLLCNLKQVLTVSSLAGADEKTTELIMREVMGYLKDADYARSNPEVIRGTWEIITKHLQDADPYREIRSSYNAELLGLAPAVRSMIQEAEDSFDAALKLAITANLIDFAASHSFDQKMVLEKLGCAREQTLAVDESPKLKEALGGARTLLYLGDNCGEIVIDKLFLEELRREFPQLTMYFGVRGEPIVNDVTFEDALQVGMSEVARVISNGDGCLGTVLHRTSAEFQEAFKKADVIIAKGQGNYESLSETAHKNLFFLFMAKCEAVAQAAGVKNMSIVCQKG; from the coding sequence ATGCAGCTCAATTTGAATTGTCTTCTTTGCAACCTCAAGCAGGTGCTGACGGTTTCTTCACTGGCAGGGGCTGACGAAAAAACAACAGAGCTTATCATGCGTGAAGTGATGGGTTACTTAAAGGACGCCGATTATGCTCGTTCCAATCCGGAGGTCATCCGCGGAACTTGGGAGATTATTACGAAGCATTTACAAGACGCCGATCCGTATCGGGAAATTCGCAGCAGTTATAATGCAGAGCTGCTGGGGCTGGCACCTGCGGTGCGGTCCATGATTCAAGAAGCGGAAGATTCCTTTGACGCGGCGCTGAAGCTGGCGATTACGGCGAATTTGATCGATTTTGCCGCCAGCCACTCCTTTGATCAGAAAATGGTGTTGGAAAAATTAGGCTGCGCCAGAGAACAGACTTTGGCGGTGGATGAGAGTCCCAAGCTAAAAGAAGCCTTGGGAGGAGCGAGAACGCTCTTGTATTTAGGCGACAACTGCGGAGAAATTGTCATTGATAAGCTTTTTTTAGAGGAACTGCGCCGGGAGTTTCCGCAGCTAACTATGTATTTTGGCGTGCGCGGAGAGCCTATTGTTAACGATGTGACATTTGAAGACGCCTTGCAGGTAGGCATGAGCGAGGTAGCGAGAGTAATCAGCAATGGCGACGGCTGCCTGGGTACGGTGCTGCACCGGACCAGCGCCGAATTCCAAGAGGCATTTAAAAAAGCCGATGTCATTATCGCCAAAGGCCAGGGAAACTATGAAAGCCTGAGCGAAACAGCGCATAAAAATCTTTTTTTCTTGTTCATGGCCAAATGCGAGGCCGTGGCTCAGGCGGCGGGCGTAAAAAACATGTCCATTGTCTGCCAAAAAGGCTGA
- the gcvH gene encoding glycine cleavage system protein GcvH translates to MNFPAELSYTAEHQWVRRKDEKTVVVGITDYAQAELDNVVFVDLPQLGRKVNAGDSLLVVESVKAISDVYAPVTGEIVAVNEALEDEPELVNQEPYGKAWLVEISMTEDLPSLLTAQEYEKMLG, encoded by the coding sequence ATGAATTTTCCGGCAGAATTGTCCTATACGGCGGAGCATCAGTGGGTGCGGCGAAAAGATGAAAAAACGGTTGTTGTGGGGATTACGGACTATGCGCAAGCCGAATTAGACAATGTGGTCTTTGTGGATTTGCCGCAGCTGGGCCGGAAGGTGAATGCCGGAGACAGCTTGCTTGTGGTGGAATCGGTCAAAGCAATTTCCGACGTCTATGCGCCGGTAACAGGAGAAATTGTTGCTGTGAACGAGGCCTTGGAGGATGAGCCGGAGCTGGTCAATCAGGAACCCTACGGCAAAGCCTGGCTGGTTGAAATTAGTATGACCGAAGACCTGCCGTCGTTACTGACCGCCCAAGAATATGAAAAGATGCTGGGATGA
- the pheA gene encoding prephenate dehydratase: MTQKRCMAYLGPEGTYSEEVARFLAKDEWRLQGFPSIEDAMWAVAQGEADCCVVPFENSWEGSVNVTLDLLVHELDLFIQQDVRWPIRHDLWVAQACEKPNSILSHPQALAQCRAFLGRRYPQAARIPVVSTAEAARRVASGDGDAAIGSSLLGELYGLKLLERGIQDDEGNCTRFVLLVKEPVSCRGESVQTSLICRIDGEKPGRLYELLAEFAKREVNLTRIESRPARTKMGEYVFLMDVDGDAAQPKIAEAIKAVQARCVWMKNLGSYSVHYEANQ, from the coding sequence ATGACGCAGAAGCGATGCATGGCGTATTTGGGACCGGAAGGAACCTATAGTGAGGAAGTAGCCCGATTTTTAGCAAAAGACGAATGGCGGTTACAAGGATTTCCAAGCATCGAAGACGCCATGTGGGCGGTGGCCCAAGGCGAAGCGGATTGCTGTGTCGTTCCTTTTGAAAACTCCTGGGAAGGTTCGGTCAATGTGACTTTGGATTTGCTGGTGCATGAGCTGGATCTTTTTATTCAGCAGGATGTGCGCTGGCCAATTCGTCATGATTTATGGGTAGCCCAGGCTTGTGAGAAGCCAAACAGCATTTTGTCGCATCCTCAGGCCTTGGCGCAGTGCAGGGCTTTTTTAGGACGACGGTATCCTCAAGCGGCTAGAATTCCTGTGGTCAGCACCGCAGAAGCGGCGCGGCGCGTTGCTTCCGGTGACGGTGATGCGGCCATTGGCAGCTCGCTTTTGGGTGAATTGTATGGTTTGAAGCTGCTCGAGCGAGGTATTCAGGATGATGAAGGGAATTGTACACGTTTTGTGCTTCTGGTGAAGGAACCGGTTTCCTGCAGGGGTGAATCTGTGCAGACTTCTTTGATTTGTCGTATTGACGGCGAAAAACCAGGCAGGTTATACGAGCTTTTAGCAGAATTTGCCAAAAGAGAAGTCAACTTAACACGCATTGAGTCTCGCCCGGCGCGAACAAAAATGGGAGAGTACGTTTTCTTAATGGACGTTGACGGTGATGCGGCGCAGCCGAAAATTGCCGAGGCCATTAAGGCGGTGCAAGCTCGTTGTGTGTGGATGAAGAACTTGGGTTCCTACTCAGTGCATTATGAGGCAAACCAATAA
- a CDS encoding FAD-dependent oxidoreductase, which produces MNEVCFPTYDVIVIGGGPAGLSAAYSAHQEGAQSILVIERDRELGGILQQCIHNGFGLHHFKEELTGPGYAHRCIAAIKDLPGVEVMTDTMVLEVLPDKTVVAVNPKAGMIQVKGKSVILTMGCRERTRGAIRIPGERPAGVFTAGAAQRMVNMEGYLPGKKVVILGSGDIGLIMARRMTLEGAKVEAVLEICPYSNGLTRNIVQCLEDFDIPLHLAHTIVKVHGEGRVTGVTCAKVDAHMQPVAGTEFFIECDTLLLSVGLIPENELSRGLDVPLHPLTSGPLVDQRRQTLVPGVFAAGNVVHVHDLVDFVSEEAEIAGKFAARYAQGALVGEERSVQVQPGDGIRTVVPQRLTVPEGGEQARLFLRVAKPELKISIEVQSGGTTILSRRQAVAKPGEMIVIDLPAEKVAQVRGGMTVLVKREEN; this is translated from the coding sequence ATGAATGAAGTATGTTTTCCGACGTATGACGTCATTGTTATTGGCGGCGGCCCTGCAGGTCTGTCGGCGGCGTACAGCGCCCATCAAGAAGGCGCTCAGAGTATTTTAGTTATCGAACGTGACCGCGAATTAGGCGGTATTTTGCAGCAGTGCATTCATAACGGCTTTGGCCTGCATCATTTTAAAGAGGAATTGACTGGCCCTGGCTATGCGCATCGTTGTATTGCGGCCATCAAGGATCTGCCGGGCGTAGAAGTGATGACCGATACGATGGTCTTGGAAGTGCTGCCTGATAAAACCGTAGTGGCCGTTAATCCCAAAGCAGGCATGATTCAGGTGAAAGGCAAATCCGTCATTTTGACCATGGGCTGCCGGGAACGTACCCGCGGCGCCATCCGTATTCCTGGCGAGCGTCCGGCCGGCGTCTTTACTGCTGGCGCAGCGCAGCGCATGGTGAATATGGAAGGATATCTGCCTGGTAAAAAAGTCGTTATTTTGGGTTCCGGCGACATCGGCTTGATCATGGCCCGCCGCATGACTCTTGAAGGCGCAAAAGTAGAAGCCGTCCTGGAGATTTGCCCTTATTCCAACGGCCTGACTCGTAACATCGTGCAGTGCCTGGAAGACTTCGACATTCCCTTGCATTTGGCCCATACCATCGTCAAGGTTCATGGCGAAGGCCGTGTGACTGGCGTAACCTGTGCTAAGGTGGATGCGCACATGCAGCCTGTGGCTGGTACGGAATTCTTCATTGAATGCGATACCTTGCTGTTGTCGGTTGGTTTGATTCCTGAGAACGAATTGTCTCGCGGTCTTGATGTACCGCTGCATCCGCTGACAAGCGGTCCTTTGGTGGATCAGCGCCGTCAGACCTTGGTACCTGGCGTATTTGCCGCCGGCAATGTGGTGCATGTCCATGACTTGGTGGACTTTGTGTCGGAAGAAGCGGAAATTGCCGGTAAGTTTGCCGCCCGTTACGCCCAAGGCGCGTTGGTCGGCGAAGAGCGTAGCGTGCAGGTTCAGCCTGGCGACGGCATTCGTACGGTTGTACCCCAGCGCCTTACCGTCCCCGAAGGCGGCGAGCAAGCGCGCCTTTTCCTGCGGGTGGCCAAGCCGGAACTGAAAATCTCCATTGAAGTGCAGTCTGGCGGCACTACCATCCTCAGCCGCCGGCAGGCGGTAGCCAAGCCGGGGGAAATGATCGTCATTGATTTGCCTGCGGAAAAAGTAGCTCAAGTGCGCGGCGGCATGACGGTACTTGTCAAACGGGAGGAAAACTAA
- a CDS encoding DUF1667 domain-containing protein has protein sequence MSETKRALNCIVCPMSCSGTVTMEDGKITNLEGFTCPRGKAYAQEELTAPKRMLTTTVRVEGGALALLPVMSKASLPKGKIMDCAACLRSVKLQAPVKEGQVVMADILGLGVDVVATRDMEAL, from the coding sequence ATGAGTGAAACCAAACGAGCGTTGAACTGCATTGTTTGCCCTATGAGCTGCAGTGGTACTGTAACCATGGAAGACGGCAAGATAACGAATCTGGAAGGGTTCACCTGCCCGCGCGGCAAGGCTTACGCTCAAGAAGAGCTGACCGCGCCTAAGCGTATGCTGACCACCACGGTTCGCGTGGAAGGCGGCGCGTTGGCGCTGCTGCCGGTCATGTCTAAGGCCAGCTTGCCGAAGGGGAAAATCATGGACTGCGCAGCTTGCCTGCGCAGTGTTAAGCTCCAGGCGCCGGTCAAGGAAGGCCAGGTCGTGATGGCCGATATTTTGGGTCTGGGTGTTGATGTTGTCGCTACGCGCGACATGGAAGCCCTATAA
- the glpK gene encoding glycerol kinase GlpK — protein sequence MSKYILSLDQGTTSSRAILFDHESNIIAVAQKEFRQIFPKPAWVEHNADEIWATQIGVVAEVIATAGINASDIAAIGITNQRETTVVWDKHTGKPVYNAIVWQSRQSIDICNDIKAKGLEPLFRKKTGLVMDAYFSGTKVKWILDHVEGARERAEKGDLLFGTIDTWLTWKLTGGKVHVTDYSNASRTLMYNIRELKWDEELLEILTVPKCMLPEVRPSSEKYGMTDAQIFFGAEVPIAGIAGDQQAALFGQTCFKPGTAKNTYGTGCFMLMNTGEKLYNSNNGLLTTIAWGLDGKVEYALEGSIFIAGAAIQWLRDSLKMIEAASDSEFFASKVDDSEGVYVVPAFAGLGAPYWDMKARGAIFGLTRGSTKSHLIRATLDSLCYQTRDVLSAMESDSGIKLQALKVDGGAVANNLLMQFQADILDVPVDRPEITETTALGAAYLAGLAVGYWKTKEDLVSSWKLDQRFQPDMPAEKRESYYKGWQKAVQRSMNWED from the coding sequence ATGTCGAAGTACATTCTGTCTCTTGACCAAGGTACAACCAGTTCCCGTGCTATTTTGTTTGATCATGAGTCCAACATTATCGCCGTCGCCCAAAAAGAGTTCCGCCAAATTTTCCCTAAACCGGCTTGGGTGGAGCACAACGCAGACGAAATCTGGGCCACCCAGATCGGCGTTGTCGCTGAAGTTATCGCCACTGCCGGCATTAATGCTTCGGACATTGCCGCGATCGGCATTACCAACCAACGTGAAACCACGGTGGTTTGGGACAAACACACCGGCAAACCCGTCTATAACGCCATTGTTTGGCAAAGCCGTCAGAGCATCGATATCTGCAACGATATCAAAGCCAAAGGCCTGGAACCCTTGTTCCGCAAAAAAACCGGCTTGGTTATGGACGCTTACTTCTCCGGCACCAAAGTAAAATGGATTTTGGACCATGTAGAAGGCGCCCGCGAACGTGCAGAAAAGGGCGATTTGCTGTTCGGCACTATCGACACTTGGCTGACTTGGAAATTGACCGGCGGCAAAGTACATGTTACCGACTATTCCAATGCTTCCCGTACTCTGATGTACAACATCCGCGAGCTGAAATGGGACGAAGAGCTCCTGGAAATCCTCACCGTTCCTAAATGCATGCTGCCGGAAGTACGTCCTTCCAGTGAAAAATACGGCATGACCGACGCTCAGATTTTCTTCGGCGCCGAAGTACCTATCGCTGGCATCGCTGGCGACCAGCAGGCTGCTCTTTTCGGACAGACTTGCTTCAAACCGGGTACTGCCAAAAATACGTACGGCACCGGTTGCTTCATGCTTATGAACACCGGCGAAAAACTCTACAACTCCAACAACGGCCTATTAACCACCATCGCCTGGGGCCTCGACGGCAAAGTGGAATACGCCTTGGAAGGCAGTATCTTCATCGCCGGCGCCGCCATCCAGTGGCTGCGCGACAGCCTGAAGATGATCGAAGCCGCTTCGGACTCCGAATTCTTCGCCAGCAAAGTAGACGACTCCGAAGGCGTCTATGTAGTACCGGCCTTCGCCGGCTTGGGCGCTCCCTACTGGGATATGAAAGCCCGCGGCGCCATCTTCGGTCTCACCCGTGGTTCGACGAAGAGCCATCTCATCCGCGCTACTTTGGACTCCCTGTGCTACCAGACCCGAGACGTTCTGAGCGCGATGGAAAGCGATTCCGGCATCAAACTGCAGGCTCTGAAGGTAGACGGCGGCGCTGTTGCCAATAACCTGTTGATGCAGTTCCAAGCTGATATTCTGGATGTGCCTGTTGACCGTCCGGAAATCACCGAAACCACCGCTCTGGGCGCTGCCTACCTGGCAGGTCTGGCCGTGGGCTACTGGAAAACCAAAGAAGACCTGGTCAGCAGCTGGAAACTCGACCAGCGCTTCCAACCGGATATGCCTGCTGAAAAACGTGAATCCTACTACAAAGGCTGGCAGAAAGCGGTTCAGCGCTCCATGAACTGGGAAGACTAA
- a CDS encoding TetR/AcrR family transcriptional regulator, protein MRGMDTKDRIMYVAMDLISAKGFRAVTIKEVAAGAGVSEMTVFRKFTSKKNMLMEAFDRFSVSFPFQEVFHDQLTGNPDIDLMNICKAHYKHLEHNRRLMNIFLKEDNNIPELRAKIRQFPVEMKKHLIAYFEQMQKDGKLPKDNAELQYNSFSTVAVGQFWWRMFINDNPAEQVLDSDVNTVLEYSVRAFLHGLKAQ, encoded by the coding sequence ATGCGAGGAATGGATACGAAAGATCGGATTATGTATGTGGCGATGGATTTGATTTCCGCCAAAGGATTTCGGGCTGTAACCATCAAGGAAGTGGCGGCAGGCGCTGGCGTTAGCGAGATGACGGTGTTTCGCAAGTTTACCAGCAAAAAGAATATGCTGATGGAGGCTTTTGACCGTTTTTCGGTTTCCTTTCCGTTTCAGGAAGTTTTTCATGACCAACTGACAGGAAATCCGGATATTGATTTGATGAATATCTGCAAGGCGCATTATAAACACTTGGAGCATAATCGTCGTCTGATGAATATCTTTTTAAAAGAAGACAACAATATTCCCGAGCTGCGGGCTAAAATCCGCCAATTTCCTGTGGAAATGAAAAAGCACCTGATTGCCTATTTTGAGCAAATGCAGAAGGACGGGAAGCTTCCCAAGGATAATGCAGAGCTGCAGTATAACAGCTTTTCCACCGTCGCGGTAGGGCAATTCTGGTGGCGCATGTTTATCAATGACAACCCGGCGGAGCAGGTTCTGGACAGCGACGTCAATACGGTTCTGGAATACTCTGTGCGCGCCTTTTTGCACGGTCTGAAAGCCCAGTAA
- a CDS encoding NAD(P)/FAD-dependent oxidoreductase: protein METILKTDVVVIGGGIVGTAIARELSKYELDLVLVEKEPDLATGTTKANSAILHAGFDAPHGSLKARTNVRGNQLYHELEDELGLDIKWTGSLVVATNEEEMETVKNLVVRGKENGVPGLMMLSRDEVLEREPNLNPTVEGALWAPTAGVCWPFGAALAFAQCAEQNGAKVLTECAVEGIETENGAVKAVLTSQGRIETRLIINAAGLYADAVSRMAGDESFTITPRKGEYIFFDKSVKKDLVNGVVFPTPSKISKGILVCTTTHGNTFIGPNAQGQEDKEDKATTLTGLNEIIASAKKLMPAMPMHASITQFSGLRAVSSTGDFILGPSESVIGLIHAAGMQSPGLTAAPAVAEELVEMLRQNGEQLDPKTSFKARLPKKVVFHKLPRDKQAELIGKDALYGRVICRCEVITEAEIIAAIKAPCGARTVDGVKRRTRAGMGRCQGGFCGPRVTAILARELDIPVTEVRKERADSYMFYDKLSGICEVDNHE from the coding sequence ATGGAGACCATTTTGAAAACCGACGTCGTTGTCATTGGCGGCGGCATTGTCGGTACAGCCATTGCCCGGGAATTGTCCAAATATGAGCTGGACCTGGTGCTGGTGGAGAAGGAGCCTGATTTAGCCACTGGTACAACCAAGGCGAACAGCGCCATTCTTCATGCCGGCTTTGACGCGCCCCATGGCTCGCTGAAGGCTCGCACCAATGTGCGCGGCAACCAGCTGTATCATGAGTTGGAGGACGAGCTGGGCCTGGATATCAAATGGACGGGCTCTCTTGTTGTGGCCACAAACGAAGAAGAAATGGAAACCGTGAAAAACCTGGTGGTACGGGGCAAGGAAAACGGCGTGCCGGGCTTAATGATGCTCAGTCGCGACGAAGTTCTTGAACGGGAACCTAACCTCAATCCCACAGTCGAAGGCGCTCTTTGGGCTCCTACCGCAGGTGTTTGCTGGCCTTTTGGCGCGGCTCTCGCTTTTGCGCAATGCGCAGAGCAAAATGGCGCTAAGGTGCTGACCGAGTGTGCCGTGGAAGGCATTGAAACAGAAAATGGCGCCGTTAAAGCGGTACTGACTTCGCAGGGACGTATTGAAACTCGTCTGATCATCAATGCAGCCGGCCTTTATGCGGATGCAGTCAGCCGCATGGCTGGCGACGAAAGCTTCACCATTACCCCTCGGAAAGGGGAATACATTTTCTTTGATAAATCGGTCAAAAAGGACCTCGTTAACGGCGTAGTCTTCCCGACGCCCAGCAAGATTTCCAAGGGCATTTTGGTATGTACTACCACCCACGGCAACACCTTCATCGGCCCGAACGCCCAAGGGCAGGAAGACAAAGAAGACAAGGCCACGACGCTGACCGGCTTAAACGAAATCATTGCTTCGGCGAAGAAGCTGATGCCGGCGATGCCAATGCATGCGTCCATTACGCAGTTCTCTGGTTTGCGCGCCGTTTCCAGCACTGGAGACTTTATTTTAGGACCGTCGGAATCGGTCATTGGCTTGATTCATGCCGCGGGCATGCAGTCGCCTGGTTTAACAGCGGCTCCGGCGGTGGCGGAAGAGCTGGTGGAAATGCTGCGCCAGAACGGCGAACAGCTTGATCCTAAAACCAGCTTCAAAGCGCGTCTGCCCAAAAAAGTGGTCTTCCACAAACTGCCCCGGGACAAGCAGGCGGAGCTGATCGGCAAAGACGCTCTATATGGCCGTGTGATTTGCCGCTGTGAAGTCATCACCGAAGCGGAAATTATAGCGGCTATCAAAGCGCCTTGCGGCGCACGTACTGTGGACGGCGTCAAACGCCGCACCCGCGCCGGCATGGGACGCTGCCAGGGCGGCTTCTGCGGCCCTCGGGTTACGGCCATTCTCGCCAGGGAGCTGGATATTCCGGTGACCGAGGTGCGCAAGGAACGCGCTGATTCGTATATGTTCTACGACAAACTCTCCGGAATTTGCGAGGTGGACAACCATGAATGA